One Bacteroidota bacterium DNA window includes the following coding sequences:
- a CDS encoding NfeD family protein, which translates to MTDVYWICLFGGLVFTVLTLLFGDLLDGLDFDGLGDVLDPLSFVGGLTAFGGAGVVLGEMTALATVPAAVLAACIGVGLALGMHFVYVKPMKRSENSTGFSMREYHGKLGEVITAIPAEGFGEVLVTMGASNTFQTASSFNGTEIPRGTRIVVVEVRGGDLLVTPFDELTPVDGVPIPDAPARLPS; encoded by the coding sequence ATGACTGACGTGTATTGGATCTGTCTGTTCGGAGGACTCGTATTCACCGTCCTCACCCTCCTCTTCGGTGACCTCCTCGACGGACTCGACTTCGACGGGCTCGGCGACGTTCTCGACCCGCTCTCGTTTGTCGGCGGGCTGACGGCGTTCGGCGGGGCGGGTGTGGTGCTCGGGGAGATGACGGCCCTCGCCACGGTCCCGGCAGCGGTGCTCGCCGCGTGCATCGGCGTCGGCCTCGCGCTCGGGATGCACTTCGTCTACGTCAAGCCGATGAAGCGGAGCGAGAACTCGACCGGCTTCTCGATGCGGGAGTACCACGGCAAGCTCGGCGAGGTCATCACGGCGATCCCGGCCGAAGGCTTCGGCGAGGTGCTCGTCACGATGGGCGCGTCGAACACCTTCCAGACGGCCAGCTCGTTCAACGGCACCGAGATTCCGCGCGGCACCCGCATCGTCGTCGTTGAGGTGCGCGGCGGTGATCTTCTGGTGACGCCGTTCGACGAGTTGACGCCCGTCGACGGGGTGCCGATACCCGACGCGCCGG
- a CDS encoding type II toxin-antitoxin system ParD family antitoxin — protein MNVSLTPELERFTRALVKSGRYNSASEVVRTGLRLLEEQEGKTEALRGLLQEALDSGRPVRFTREALKEKARQRMAELRAEVERGERPPPGGPDSIVV, from the coding sequence ATGAACGTCTCCTTGACTCCCGAACTGGAGCGCTTCACGCGCGCCCTCGTCAAGTCGGGCCGCTACAACTCCGCCTCCGAGGTCGTCCGCACCGGCCTCCGGCTGCTCGAAGAGCAGGAGGGAAAGACTGAAGCGCTGCGTGGGCTCCTCCAGGAGGCGCTCGACAGCGGTCGGCCCGTGAGGTTCACACGCGAGGCACTGAAGGAGAAAGCGCGGCAGCGCATGGCCGAACTCAGAGCGGAGGTCGAGCGCGGGGAGCGGCCTCCGCCTGGAGGTCCAGACTCCATCGTAGTCTAG
- a CDS encoding type II toxin-antitoxin system RelE/ParE family toxin — MRHYDLLSPAQDDILGLLGHLSDYSDKASDRFIDALTDAFEQLSVFPNMGRERGDLSENLRSFPIKRLKVTVFYYVTPEDGDAVLVARVLRQERDVDPSLFPDRS, encoded by the coding sequence ATGAGGCACTACGACCTGCTGAGCCCGGCGCAGGACGACATTCTCGGTCTCTTGGGCCACTTGAGCGACTACAGCGACAAGGCGTCTGACCGTTTCATCGACGCACTCACAGATGCCTTCGAACAGCTTTCGGTCTTTCCGAACATGGGGCGCGAGCGGGGCGATCTCTCGGAAAACCTTCGGAGTTTTCCGATCAAGCGACTCAAGGTGACCGTGTTCTACTATGTCACGCCCGAGGATGGAGACGCCGTTCTGGTCGCCCGCGTGCTGCGTCAGGAGCGGGACGTAGATCCCAGCCTGTTCCCTGACCGCTCGTAG
- a CDS encoding gamma carbonic anhydrase family protein, with protein MIEPFLGTHPHLGGDNFVAPTAAVIGDVTLDRGTSIWHGASLRGDVHFIRIGAGSNVQDNATVHVSRGTHPAVIGGGVTIGHNAVVHGCTVEDDCLIGMGAIVLDGAHVGTGSLVGAGALVTGNTIVPPRSLVLGSPAKVVRSLADGEVETIRANAAHYVRMSAMYRGEVTPEVNPFYERSGNRLGSTSRS; from the coding sequence ATGATCGAACCCTTCCTCGGCACCCACCCTCACCTCGGAGGCGACAACTTCGTCGCGCCGACGGCCGCCGTCATCGGCGACGTCACGCTCGACCGCGGCACGAGCATCTGGCACGGGGCCAGCCTCCGCGGCGACGTGCATTTCATCCGCATCGGGGCCGGGTCGAACGTCCAGGACAACGCCACGGTCCACGTCAGCCGGGGGACGCATCCTGCTGTCATCGGCGGCGGCGTCACCATCGGACACAACGCGGTGGTCCACGGCTGCACGGTCGAAGACGACTGCTTGATCGGGATGGGTGCTATCGTGCTCGACGGAGCCCACGTCGGCACAGGCAGCCTCGTCGGAGCCGGGGCGCTTGTGACAGGCAACACGATCGTTCCGCCGCGCTCGCTCGTGCTCGGGTCCCCAGCGAAGGTGGTGCGCTCGCTCGCCGACGGCGAGGTCGAGACGATCCGGGCCAACGCCGCGCACTACGTCCGCATGAGCGCGATGTACCGGGGCGAGGTCACGCCGGAGGTCAACCCGTTCTACGAGCGGTCAGGGAACAGGCTGGGATCTACGTCCCGCTCCTGA
- a CDS encoding alanyl-tRNA synthetase yields the protein MSETVPPPDRKATTWIKRFGVAGFLFFLIKGLLWLSLPALLVWLGC from the coding sequence ATGTCCGAGACCGTTCCGCCGCCCGACCGCAAAGCTACGACGTGGATCAAGCGCTTCGGCGTAGCCGGGTTTCTCTTCTTCCTCATCAAGGGCCTGCTCTGGCTCAGCCTCCCGGCGCTCCTCGTCTGGCTCGGCTGCTAA
- a CDS encoding polyhydroxyalkanoic acid system family protein, with protein sequence MAHIDVTRPHALGLNGARHAAEEVAAELRGAFPFRTHWEGDTLVARGAGFDAQFLAGDDAVRVLVKLGLVLRPMRHRIRGEIEAYLDRYIPA encoded by the coding sequence ATGGCCCACATCGACGTGACCCGGCCCCACGCTCTCGGCCTCAACGGGGCACGCCATGCCGCCGAGGAAGTGGCCGCTGAGTTGCGGGGCGCGTTTCCGTTCCGCACGCACTGGGAGGGGGACACGCTCGTGGCGCGCGGGGCCGGCTTCGACGCACAGTTCCTCGCTGGCGACGACGCGGTGCGCGTGCTCGTCAAGCTCGGCCTCGTGCTGCGCCCGATGCGCCACCGGATCCGCGGCGAGATCGAAGCCTACCTCGACCGCTACATTCCGGCCTGA